The Marivivens sp. LCG002 genome contains a region encoding:
- the lysA gene encoding diaminopimelate decarboxylase, whose translation MDHFIYKNGELYAEDVRIAEIAEKVGTPFYVYSTATLERHFQVFDEALDGMEHLVCFAMKSLSNVAVLKLLGNRGAGIDVVSIGEYLRAKAAGVPGNRIVFSGVGKTREEMRIALEGDIRQFNVESEPEMEALSEVALSLGKIAPIAIRVNPDVDAKTHAKIATGKKENKFGIPISRAKEVYAHAATLKGLDVVGIDVHIGSQLTDLEPFRLAYRKVAELCETLRAEGHNIRRLDLGGGLGIPYTRSNEVPPLPSDLGQVIREEVGHLGCEVEIEPGRLIAGNAGLMVTEVIYVKSGEDRDFMIVDAAMNDLVRPSMYDAHHDIELVKEPQAGAEKQPYDIVGPICETGDTFAKAREMNKVAAGDLVAFRSAGAYGAVMASEYNSRPLIPEVLVNGDQFAVIRKRPTYEEMIARDIIPEWL comes from the coding sequence ATGGACCATTTTATCTACAAGAACGGCGAGCTTTATGCCGAGGACGTGCGGATCGCCGAGATCGCCGAAAAAGTCGGCACGCCGTTCTATGTCTACTCGACCGCAACTCTCGAACGTCACTTTCAGGTCTTTGACGAGGCGCTGGACGGGATGGAGCACCTTGTCTGCTTCGCGATGAAGTCGCTCTCGAATGTGGCCGTGCTCAAACTCCTCGGCAATCGCGGCGCAGGCATCGACGTTGTGTCCATCGGCGAATACCTCCGCGCCAAAGCCGCGGGCGTTCCGGGCAATCGCATCGTCTTTTCGGGCGTCGGCAAAACCCGCGAGGAAATGCGCATCGCTCTCGAAGGCGATATCCGCCAGTTCAACGTCGAGAGCGAACCCGAGATGGAGGCGCTCTCCGAGGTCGCGCTTTCGCTCGGCAAGATTGCCCCGATTGCGATCCGCGTGAACCCCGATGTGGACGCCAAGACCCATGCCAAGATCGCAACAGGCAAAAAAGAGAACAAGTTCGGCATCCCGATTTCCCGCGCCAAAGAGGTTTACGCCCACGCCGCAACGCTCAAGGGGCTCGATGTGGTCGGTATCGACGTGCACATCGGAAGCCAGCTGACCGATCTCGAACCCTTCCGTCTTGCCTATCGCAAGGTGGCCGAGCTGTGCGAAACGCTCCGCGCCGAGGGTCACAACATTCGCCGTCTCGATCTTGGCGGCGGCTTGGGCATCCCCTACACCCGTTCGAACGAAGTTCCCCCGCTCCCGAGCGATCTCGGTCAGGTGATCCGCGAGGAAGTCGGCCATCTCGGTTGCGAGGTTGAAATCGAACCGGGTCGTCTGATCGCGGGTAACGCTGGCCTCATGGTGACCGAAGTCATCTATGTGAAATCGGGCGAAGACCGCGATTTCATGATAGTTGATGCCGCGATGAATGACCTTGTGCGTCCGTCCATGTATGACGCGCACCACGATATCGAACTGGTCAAAGAACCGCAGGCAGGCGCCGAGAAACAGCCCTATGACATCGTCGGTCCGATTTGCGAGACTGGCGATACCTTTGCCAAAGCGCGCGAGATGAACAAAGTCGCCGCTGGCGATCTCGTCGCCTTCCGCTCGGCAGGGGCCTATGGTGCTGTTATGGCAAGCGAATATAACTCGCGCCCGCTGATCCCCGAGGTTCTCGTCAACGGCGATCAATTTGCAGTTATTCGCAAACGGCCTACCTATGAAGAAATGATCGCGAGGGATATCATTCCCGAGTGGCTCTGA
- a CDS encoding TlpA disulfide reductase family protein encodes MLDLNGRKIRSALLYTALAVLANTAQAETPDIAALRSGDMAKLAVHAEPMAASDVAFETFDGKEITLAAFEGKITLVNFWATWCAPCREEMPSLSALQSELGGEDFEVVTIATGRNAPAAIERFLEEIGAANLPKHTDRKQQLSRAMGVLGLPITVILDREGNEIARLQGDADWNSDSAKAIMKALIAG; translated from the coding sequence ATGCTGGATTTGAACGGGCGTAAAATTAGGTCTGCGTTGCTTTATACGGCCCTCGCGGTTCTTGCAAACACTGCACAGGCCGAAACACCCGATATTGCGGCTTTGCGCTCGGGCGATATGGCCAAGCTTGCGGTGCATGCCGAACCGATGGCGGCATCCGATGTGGCCTTCGAGACTTTCGACGGCAAAGAGATTACGCTTGCCGCATTCGAGGGGAAAATCACGCTGGTGAATTTCTGGGCGACATGGTGCGCGCCATGCCGTGAAGAGATGCCGTCGCTTTCCGCACTTCAAAGCGAGCTCGGCGGCGAGGACTTTGAAGTTGTGACCATTGCCACGGGGCGCAATGCACCCGCCGCAATCGAGCGATTCCTTGAAGAGATCGGGGCTGCGAACCTTCCCAAACACACCGACCGCAAGCAGCAGCTTTCGCGGGCGATGGGGGTGCTCGGGCTTCCGATTACGGTGATCCTTGATCGAGAAGGCAACGAGATCGCCCGCCTTCAGGGCGATGCCGACTGGAACAGCGACAGCGCCAAGGCCATCATGAAGGCGCTGATCGCGGGTTAA
- a CDS encoding YqgE/AlgH family protein translates to MKPFSSNLAGKLLIAMPGMGDPRFSQAVIYVCAHSDEGAMGLIVNKPAPELRFSDLLEQLEIPLGESYRDIRVHFGGPVETGRGFVLHSSEYQSEAGTLEVDAGTSMTATTDVLADMAAGQGPAQSFMALGYSGWGPGQLESEILDNGWLTSEAREDIIFGRANEHKWTAALKLLGVDPLTLSSTAGHA, encoded by the coding sequence ATGAAACCATTTTCTTCGAACCTCGCGGGCAAGCTTCTGATCGCCATGCCGGGAATGGGGGACCCCCGTTTTTCGCAGGCCGTGATCTATGTTTGTGCCCATTCGGACGAAGGCGCTATGGGGCTGATCGTCAATAAGCCCGCGCCCGAACTCCGTTTTTCCGATCTGCTGGAACAGCTCGAAATCCCGCTGGGCGAAAGCTATCGCGACATCCGCGTGCATTTCGGTGGACCGGTCGAGACGGGGCGCGGCTTTGTCCTGCATTCCTCGGAATACCAGTCCGAGGCGGGAACGCTCGAAGTCGACGCTGGCACCTCTATGACCGCGACCACGGATGTTCTTGCGGATATGGCTGCGGGGCAGGGACCCGCGCAGTCGTTTATGGCGCTTGGCTATTCGGGCTGGGGGCCTGGTCAGCTCGAGAGTGAAATTCTCGACAACGGCTGGCTCACGAGCGAGGCACGCGAAGACATTATCTTCGGCCGCGCCAACGAACATAAATGGACCGCCGCGCTCAAACTTCTCGGCGTCGATCCATTGACCCTGTCGTCAACTGCGGGTCACGCTTAA
- a CDS encoding DUF2834 domain-containing protein has product MSKLRMAYLALALWGAIHPTYYFVSYMQETGTGLGGLIDAWYVNASTTGLTWDLTIAAIALTLWILAEIYVRRNYVALIAIPATFCIGVSCGLPLYLFLRTRPIE; this is encoded by the coding sequence ATGTCGAAACTTCGGATGGCATATCTCGCGCTTGCGCTCTGGGGTGCCATCCACCCGACGTATTACTTTGTCTCCTATATGCAGGAGACGGGCACGGGCCTCGGCGGGCTTATCGATGCTTGGTATGTGAACGCCTCGACCACGGGTCTCACTTGGGATCTCACGATTGCGGCCATCGCCCTGACGCTCTGGATTCTGGCCGAGATTTACGTGCGTCGGAACTATGTCGCCCTGATCGCCATTCCCGCTACGTTCTGCATCGGCGTAAGCTGCGGCCTGCCGCTCTATCTCTTTCTGCGCACCCGCCCCATCGAATAG
- a CDS encoding protein-disulfide reductase DsbD domain-containing protein, with product MKRLALFASVLITLGLPALAEGDIARPELLAGWRGANGTHIAALRIDLAPEWKTYWRAPGEAGVPPHFDWSGSENIASITPVWPTPEVFELNGMQTIGYKDGLVLPLMVTLNDPSKEARIAGNIELGVCKDICMPISFGVDTLLPSKGERVPAIVSAMVDRPLSAEEANVGRVVCRVRPTEDGLAVETIIEMKALGPDETVVIETHAPDDWVTEAVTTRSGNTLVSLAEILPMGQSPLSFDRSGATITVLASGHAVEIKGCQAD from the coding sequence ATGAAGAGACTCGCTTTATTCGCCTCCGTTTTGATCACCTTGGGACTCCCTGCTTTGGCGGAAGGAGATATTGCGCGGCCCGAACTCCTTGCGGGGTGGCGCGGTGCGAACGGCACCCATATCGCCGCGCTTCGGATCGATCTTGCGCCCGAATGGAAGACCTATTGGCGCGCCCCGGGCGAAGCGGGGGTTCCGCCGCACTTCGACTGGAGCGGTTCCGAAAACATCGCAAGCATCACCCCCGTCTGGCCGACCCCCGAGGTTTTCGAACTCAACGGGATGCAGACCATCGGGTATAAGGACGGGCTTGTCCTTCCGCTTATGGTCACTCTGAACGATCCGTCCAAAGAGGCGCGCATCGCGGGGAACATCGAGCTTGGCGTGTGCAAGGATATTTGCATGCCGATCAGCTTTGGCGTGGATACGCTGCTTCCGTCCAAGGGCGAGCGTGTGCCTGCAATCGTTTCCGCCATGGTGGATCGTCCGCTTTCGGCCGAGGAAGCGAACGTGGGGCGCGTTGTGTGCAGAGTGCGTCCGACCGAGGATGGACTTGCCGTCGAGACCATAATCGAAATGAAGGCGCTCGGCCCCGATGAAACCGTGGTGATCGAGACCCATGCCCCCGACGATTGGGTCACCGAGGCCGTGACCACCCGTTCGGGCAATACACTCGTCAGTCTTGCCGAGATCCTCCCTATGGGGCAATCCCCGCTCAGCTTCGACAGATCGGGCGCGACCATTACCGTGCTGGCAAGCGGTCACGCCGTCGAGATCAAAGGCTGTCAGGCGGATTGA
- the argH gene encoding argininosuccinate lyase, with the protein MTKTSNEMWGGRFAAGPDAIMEAINASIGYDKRLAPQDIAGSRAHAAMLAATGIITDKDAEAIREGLLTILSEIEAGNFEFSTALEDIHMNVEARLKTLIGEPAGRLHTARSRNDQVAVDFRLWVREQCDVVDAALQGLMKALLVQAEAGADWVMPGFTHLQVAQPVTWGHHMLAYVEMLSRDRSRFADARRRMNESPLGAAALAGTGFPIDRHMTAEALGFDRPTANSLDSTSDRDFALEFLAASTICAMHLSRFAEELVIWSSAQFRFVAMSDQWSTGSSIMPQKKNPDAAELIRAKIGRILGANVALLTVMKGLPLTYSKDMQEDKEQVFDAADNLLLSLAAMTGMVETMTPQRDNLRKAAASGFSTATDLADWLVRELGLPFRDAHHVTGALVAKAEAKGCDLPDLTLEEMQSVHADIKAEVFDVLGVENSVASRMSYGGTSPQRVREQIARWKEALA; encoded by the coding sequence ATGACCAAGACCTCGAACGAAATGTGGGGAGGGCGCTTTGCCGCCGGACCGGACGCAATCATGGAAGCCATCAATGCGTCGATCGGCTATGACAAACGCCTCGCTCCTCAGGACATTGCCGGATCGAGGGCCCATGCCGCGATGCTCGCTGCGACAGGCATCATTACGGATAAAGATGCCGAAGCCATTCGGGAAGGCCTCCTCACCATATTGTCAGAGATTGAAGCAGGGAATTTCGAATTCTCCACCGCTCTCGAAGACATCCATATGAACGTCGAGGCCCGACTCAAGACGCTCATCGGGGAACCTGCGGGCCGTTTGCACACCGCGCGAAGCCGTAACGATCAGGTCGCGGTCGATTTTCGCCTTTGGGTGCGCGAACAATGCGACGTGGTCGATGCCGCACTCCAAGGGTTGATGAAAGCGCTGCTGGTTCAGGCCGAAGCAGGCGCCGATTGGGTCATGCCGGGCTTTACGCACCTGCAGGTCGCCCAGCCCGTCACTTGGGGCCACCACATGCTCGCCTATGTCGAAATGCTGAGCCGTGACCGCTCGCGCTTTGCCGATGCCCGCCGCCGGATGAACGAATCGCCGCTGGGTGCTGCCGCTCTTGCGGGCACGGGCTTCCCGATCGACCGTCACATGACCGCCGAGGCTCTGGGTTTCGACCGCCCGACAGCGAACTCGCTCGATTCGACCTCGGATCGTGACTTTGCGCTCGAATTCCTTGCTGCTTCGACCATCTGCGCCATGCACCTGAGCCGCTTTGCCGAAGAGCTGGTGATCTGGTCCTCGGCCCAGTTCCGCTTTGTCGCCATGTCGGACCAATGGTCGACGGGCTCGTCGATCATGCCGCAGAAAAAGAACCCCGATGCCGCCGAACTGATCCGCGCCAAAATCGGCCGTATCCTCGGGGCGAATGTCGCGCTTCTCACCGTGATGAAGGGTCTTCCGCTCACCTATTCCAAGGACATGCAGGAAGACAAAGAACAGGTGTTCGACGCTGCCGATAACCTTCTTCTCTCGCTCGCCGCAATGACGGGCATGGTCGAGACGATGACGCCCCAGCGCGACAACCTGCGCAAGGCTGCTGCCTCTGGCTTCTCGACCGCGACCGATCTTGCAGATTGGCTGGTGCGCGAGCTTGGGCTTCCCTTCCGCGATGCGCACCACGTCACGGGCGCGCTTGTTGCCAAGGCCGAAGCCAAAGGCTGTGATCTCCCCGATCTGACGCTCGAAGAGATGCAGTCCGTGCACGCCGACATCAAAGCCGAAGTCTTCGACGTGCTCGGCGTCGAGAATTCTGTTGCCTCGCGCATGTCTTATGGTGGAACCTCGCCCCAGCGCGTGCGTGAACAGATCGCACGCTGGAAAGAGGCGCTGGCTTGA